In Alphaproteobacteria bacterium, the sequence GCACGGGACCGACGACACAGGCGCTGGCGCGCGCGGCGGCGCCCGGCGGCCGGGTCCTGGGTTGCGACGTCTCGCCCCTGCTCATCGACGAGGCGTGGCGTCGGGCATTGTCTGCAGGGACCAGCAATGTGCGCTTCGTCGCCGGCGACGCATCAACCTATGCCTTCGAGCGCGGCGCCGCCGATCTGCTTTTCTCGCGTTTCGGCGTGATGTTCTTCGGCGATCCGGCTTTGGCCTTCCGCAACATGCGCGGTGCATTGAAGCCCGGCGGTCGCGCGGTGTTCCTCGTCTGGCGGCCATTCAAGGAGAACAGCTGGGCCTTCGTGCCCTTCGCCGCCGCCGGGCCGATATTGCCTCAGATGCCACGGCCGGAGACGGACGAGCCCGGCCCGTTCTCCTTCGGCGATCCGGAGCGGCCGCGCAGCCTGCTGGGCCAGGCCGGCTTCGCCGATATCGCCATCGATCCACTCGACGACACCATCGCGCTGTCGACCGGCGGGCTCGACGAGGCGGTCGCCGCGGCCGTCGAGGTCGGTCCGCTGTCACGCCTGTTGCGCGAAGCATCCGACGACGTCCGCGCCCGGGCGACCGACGCGGTGCGCGCTGCCTTGGCGAAGCATCTGACGCCGCAGGGCGTTGCATTGCCCGCCGCCTGCTGGCTGATCAGCGCGCGCAACCCCGCCACATAATCCGCCGCTCAGCTTTTCTCGCGTGACGCCCCGATCCGCCGCCGCTAGGTGCATATGCACACATTCGGGAGCGGCGCGTGACTGAAGTGGCTTCGATGGCCGGACGGACGTCCGCCGCGCTGTCGCGCGAGCGCGCCATCCTCGACGCGCCGATCGTGCCCACCATCCTGCGGCTGGCGGCGCCGAATGCGCTGATCGTGCTGGTGCAGGCCGCCGTCGTCGTCACCGAGACGGTGTTCGTCGGCACGCTGGGGCGCGACGCGCTGGCGGCCAACGCGATGGTCTTTCCCTTCCTCGTGCTGATGCAGACCATGTCGACCGGCGCCATGGGCGGCGGCGTGTCCTCGGCGGTGGCGCGCGCGCTGGGCGCCGGCGACCTCGAGCGCGCCCGCGCCGTGGCGCTGCACGCCATCATCATCGCGCTCGGCTTCGGGTTGTTCTTCACCGGCTTGATGCAGGCGCTGGGTCCGGCGATCTACCGCGCGCTGGGTGCGCAGGGCCGCGTGCTCGAGCTGGCGCTGACCTACTCCGACCTGCTGTTCGCCGGCATCGCGCTGCTGTGGATGCAGAACACGCTGGTCAGCCTGGTACGCGGCACCGGCAACATGAAACTGCCCACGGCGATCATGCTGGGCTCCTCGATGCTGCAGATCGCGCTCGGCTATGTGCTGACCATCGGCGTCGGCCCGCTGCGCCCGATCGGCATCGGCGGCATCGCGCTGTCGCTGCTGATCGCCGCCGCCGCGGGATCGCTGGCGACGCTGGCGATCCTGCTGGCGCCAGGCGCGCGGGTGCGCCTGGCGGTGACAGGCGTGCGACCGCGGCCGGCGCTGTTCCTCGACATCCTGCGCGTGGGTGGCGTGGCGATCTTCTTCTCGCTGCAGAACGCCTTCGCGGTGCTGGTGATGTCGGGCCTGGTCGCGGGCTTCGGCGCCGCCGCGGTCGCCGGCTATGGAATCGGCGCGCGCCTCGAGATGCTGCAGATCCCGATCGCCTTCGGCTTCGGCGCGGCGCTGGTGCCGATGGTCGGCATGAATGTCGGCGCCGGCCAGATCGGGCGCGCGCGCCGCATCGCGCTGATCGGCTCGCTGATGGCCGGCGCGGCATCCGGCCTCATCGGCCTGATCTTCGCTCTGGCGCCCGCGCTGTGGTCCGGCCTCTACACCGCCGACGCCGCGGTGCAGGCAGCCACCGCCACCTACCTCACGCGCGTCGGCCCCACCCTGGGCGCCTTCGGCTTCGGCATCTGCCTCTATTTCGCAACGCAGGGCTCCGGGCGCGTGCTGGGCCCGGTGCTCGCCGCGACCGGGCGCCTCGGGCTGATCGGCCTGGGCGCATGGGCCGTGCTCGCGGCGGGATGGGGATACGACTGGCTGAGCTGGATGGTCGCAGGCGCCATGGGTGCCTATGGCCTGCTGGCCTTCGCGGTCCTGCGCCTCTCGACCTGGCAGCGGCCGGGCGGCTGAGCCGGGAACGTCGGCGCATCCGGGGCGTTGTTCGAAGTTCCCCGTCCCCGCCGGAAGAACCATCATGTCGTCGTCACAGTCCCGTACAGCGTCGGTCATCACTGATCCCTCGGTGATCGAGGAGATCAAGACCACGGTCTATGTCGACAGCGCGCGACTCAAGGTCCTGTCGCAGGAAAGCCGGATCCACGTGGCCGACGAGGCGCATCCGCCCGGCAACGTCAGCGCGCCGCCGGAGGAATCCGTCTGATCCGCAGCGAGTGTGCGGCGATCTCGTCGCGACTCCAGGACAAATTGCGGCGCGTCGTCGAGGGCGGGCGCTTGAGCACGCAAAGTCCCGGCCGCCATTCGTTGGCCGGCCGTATCGGACGCGGCGCGAAGCCGCCGCCGCAGTTCGGGCACACGTTGTGCAGCACCGTGTCGACGCAGGCGGCGCAGAAGGTGCACTCGTAGCTGCAGATGCGCGCCTCCTCCGACGCCGGCGGCAGGTCCTTGTCGCAGCATTCGCAGTTTGGCCGCAGCTCGAGCGCCATCGTCCTCTCCCTCGCGTGGACAGGCACGACGTAGGCCGGTTGCGCGCCGGCGGAAATGACAAAGACCCGGCGATTTCTGCCAGGGTGCTACGGCTGCAGGCGGTAGCCGCCCTTGTCGGTCAGCAGGATCTGCGCCTGGGCGGGATCCTTCTCGATCTTCTGGCGCAGGCGGTAGATGTGCGTCTCCAGCGTGTGCGTGGTGACGCCGGCGTTGTAGCCCCAGACCTCGCCCAGCAGCTGGTCGCGGCCGACCGATCGCGGCCCGGCGCGGTAGAGGTATTTCAGGATCGAGGTTTCCTTCTCGGTCAGCCGTACCTTCTTCTTGCCGTCGTTCTCGACCAGCATCTTGTTGGCGGGCTGGAACTCGTAGGGACCGATCTGCAGGATCGCGTCCTCGCTGCGCTCGTGCTGGCGCAGATGGGCGCGCAGGCGCGCCAGCAGCACGTTGATGCGGAACGGCTTGGTGACGTAGTCATTGGCGCCCGAATCGAGGCCGAGGATGGCGTCGGCATCCGAATCGGCACCGGTGAGCATGATGATCGGCGCGCGCACGCCCTGGCGGCGCATCAGCCGGCAGATGTCGCGGCCGTCGGCGTCAGGCAGGGCGACGTCGAGCAGGATGGCGTCGTAAAGCGCCGCCTTGGCCTTCTCCAGACCCTCGGCGCCTGTCGCCGCCGCCGTGGTGACGAAGCCGTCATAGAGATCGAGCTGCTCCGCCAGCACGGCGCGCAGCGCCGCATCGTCGTCGACCAGCAGGATCTTCTTGCCTTTGGTCATGGCACCATCGAGTACGGGTTCAAGGGGCGAGACGGATGCAAGGCGATGGAACGACATGCTTATACCATCCTGTGACACGGCACGGCCATGGTGCGCCGTGTATCGTCCCGATACGCCTCACGTTGTTTCACGGATCGGTCAGGGCAGCATCAACTCGTGCAGCGCCGGCCAGGCGGGTCCGTGCGGCTCGAACAGGCGGTCGAGCACCGAGAAATGGTTGTCGCCGGGCGTCTCGATCACCGCGACCGGCGCCACCCCGGCATCGGCAAGCGCCCGGGCGTAGTCGCGGGTCTGGCGCACCAGCTCGGGCAGCTCGGCGGCGCCCACCACCAGCACCGTCGGCGGCGCGAGCCGCGCGATATGGTGGATCGGGCTCAGCCGGCGCGCCTCCTCGGCGTCCATGCGGCAGGCGTCGTTGAGGTAGCACAGCCGGATCGGCTCGAGATCGTAGAGGCCCGACAGCGGCAGGGCGCCGGCGATCGCCGCGGCGGGCAGTCCGTAGGCGGTCCAGTCGGTGTGCGCCAGGGTGGCGGCGATGTGCCCGCCGGCGGAATGGCCGCTGACGGTGATGCGGCGCGGATCCAGCCCGATCGATGCGGCATTGCCATGCAGCCAGATCACCACCTGGCGCACCTGCTCGACCAGCTCGCTCATGGTGACGAAGGGACACAGATCGTAGGTCGCCGCGATGTAGAGCGCGCCGGCCTCGCACACCTGCGGCGCGGGAAAGCTGTAGGCGTCCTTGTGATTGCCCTGCCAGTAGCCGCCGTGGAAATAGAGCAGCGCCGGCCACCCGCCGGCCGGCGCCGGCCCGGCGGGGCGGAACACATCGAGGCGCTGGCGCGGCGAGG encodes:
- a CDS encoding methyltransferase domain-containing protein codes for the protein MADDRTGEWHSAQVAYWSGAGGESWLKGAARTEAAVAGLGERAIAAAAVRAGERIIDIGCGTGPTTQALARAAAPGGRVLGCDVSPLLIDEAWRRALSAGTSNVRFVAGDASTYAFERGAADLLFSRFGVMFFGDPALAFRNMRGALKPGGRAVFLVWRPFKENSWAFVPFAAAGPILPQMPRPETDEPGPFSFGDPERPRSLLGQAGFADIAIDPLDDTIALSTGGLDEAVAAAVEVGPLSRLLREASDDVRARATDAVRAALAKHLTPQGVALPAACWLISARNPAT
- a CDS encoding MATE family efflux transporter, with the translated sequence MAGRTSAALSRERAILDAPIVPTILRLAAPNALIVLVQAAVVVTETVFVGTLGRDALAANAMVFPFLVLMQTMSTGAMGGGVSSAVARALGAGDLERARAVALHAIIIALGFGLFFTGLMQALGPAIYRALGAQGRVLELALTYSDLLFAGIALLWMQNTLVSLVRGTGNMKLPTAIMLGSSMLQIALGYVLTIGVGPLRPIGIGGIALSLLIAAAAGSLATLAILLAPGARVRLAVTGVRPRPALFLDILRVGGVAIFFSLQNAFAVLVMSGLVAGFGAAAVAGYGIGARLEMLQIPIAFGFGAALVPMVGMNVGAGQIGRARRIALIGSLMAGAASGLIGLIFALAPALWSGLYTADAAVQAATATYLTRVGPTLGAFGFGICLYFATQGSGRVLGPVLAATGRLGLIGLGAWAVLAAGWGYDWLSWMVAGAMGAYGLLAFAVLRLSTWQRPGG
- a CDS encoding DUF1272 domain-containing protein, translated to MALELRPNCECCDKDLPPASEEARICSYECTFCAACVDTVLHNVCPNCGGGFAPRPIRPANEWRPGLCVLKRPPSTTRRNLSWSRDEIAAHSLRIRRIPPAAR
- a CDS encoding response regulator transcription factor, with product MTKGKKILLVDDDAALRAVLAEQLDLYDGFVTTAAATGAEGLEKAKAALYDAILLDVALPDADGRDICRLMRRQGVRAPIIMLTGADSDADAILGLDSGANDYVTKPFRINVLLARLRAHLRQHERSEDAILQIGPYEFQPANKMLVENDGKKKVRLTEKETSILKYLYRAGPRSVGRDQLLGEVWGYNAGVTTHTLETHIYRLRQKIEKDPAQAQILLTDKGGYRLQP
- a CDS encoding alpha/beta hydrolase, which translates into the protein MTAIYRSFDRAGLDAAYNNRNHTPDFQRYVDRWQADSVAARRSVPCRLDVAYGASPRQRLDVFRPAGPAPAGGWPALLYFHGGYWQGNHKDAYSFPAPQVCEAGALYIAATYDLCPFVTMSELVEQVRQVVIWLHGNAASIGLDPRRITVSGHSAGGHIAATLAHTDWTAYGLPAAAIAGALPLSGLYDLEPIRLCYLNDACRMDAEEARRLSPIHHIARLAPPTVLVVGAAELPELVRQTRDYARALADAGVAPVAVIETPGDNHFSVLDRLFEPHGPAWPALHELMLP